A DNA window from Mycolicibacter hiberniae contains the following coding sequences:
- a CDS encoding flavin reductase family protein codes for MTPLTPASLREAFGHFPTGVVAVAAEIDGVRVGLAASTFVPVSLEPPLVSFCVQNTSTTWPKLKDAPRLGISVLGEAHDVAARTLAAKTGDRFAGLETVTSEGAVFIKGTGVWLGSAIEQLVPAGDHTIVVLRVCELTVDSEIAPIVFHRSGFRRLGS; via the coding sequence CTGACCCCGCTGACACCGGCGTCGCTGCGGGAGGCCTTCGGGCATTTCCCCACCGGTGTGGTGGCGGTGGCCGCCGAGATCGACGGCGTTCGGGTCGGCCTGGCCGCCAGTACTTTCGTGCCGGTCTCCCTGGAGCCGCCTCTGGTGTCCTTCTGTGTGCAGAACACCTCGACCACCTGGCCCAAACTCAAGGACGCTCCCCGGTTGGGGATCAGCGTGCTCGGTGAGGCGCACGACGTGGCGGCGCGGACCCTGGCGGCAAAGACGGGCGATCGGTTCGCCGGGCTGGAGACGGTGACCAGCGAAGGGGCCGTGTTCATCAAGGGCACCGGGGTCTGGCTGGGCAGCGCGATCGAGCAGCTGGTTCCGGCAGGGGATCACACCATCGTGGTGCTGCGGGTCTGCGAACTGACCGTAGACTCCGAGATCGCGCCGATCGTGTTTCACCGCAGCGGTTTCCGCCGGCTCGGTAGCTGA
- a CDS encoding acyl-CoA dehydrogenase translates to MSHYKSNVRDQVFNLFEVFGLDQVFGEGDYADLDLDTAQEMLGEMVRLAEGPIAASFVEGDRNPPVFNPETHSVTLPESFKKSVRANLEGGWDRVGVIEELGGVPMPKALMWALQEHILGANPAVWMYGGGAGFANIFYNIATEEQKKWAVLAAERGWGSTMVLTEPDAGSDVGAGRTKAVQQPDGSWHIEGVKRFITSADSDDLFENIFHLVLARPEGAKPGTKGLSLFFVPKFLFDFETGELGERNGAFVTNVEHKMGLKVSATCELTFGQHGVPAKGWLVGDVHNGIAQMFEVIEQARMMVGTKAIATLSTGYLNALAYAKERVQGADLTQMTDKTAPRVTITHHPDVRRSLMTQKAYAEGLRALYMYTATFQDAPVAKALHGVDADLAVRINDLMLPVVKGVGSEQAYAKLTESLQTLGGSGFLQDYPIEQYIRDAKIDSLYEGTTAIQAQDFFFRKIIRDKGVALGHLAGEIETFIKNETGNGRLKAERELLASALADVQGMAAALTGYLMAAQEDASSIYKVGLGSVRFLMSVGDLMIGWLLTRQAAVAVAKLDAGAQGADRSFYEGKIAVASFFTKNFLPLLTSTRSVIEAIDNDIMELDEAAF, encoded by the coding sequence GTGAGCCACTACAAGAGCAATGTCCGCGACCAGGTCTTCAACCTCTTTGAGGTATTCGGCCTGGACCAGGTCTTCGGCGAGGGCGACTACGCCGACCTGGACCTCGACACCGCTCAGGAGATGCTCGGCGAGATGGTTCGCCTGGCCGAGGGGCCGATTGCCGCATCGTTCGTCGAGGGCGACCGCAACCCCCCGGTGTTCAACCCGGAGACCCATTCGGTCACCCTGCCCGAGTCGTTCAAGAAGTCGGTGCGCGCCAATCTGGAAGGCGGCTGGGACCGGGTCGGTGTCATCGAAGAGCTGGGCGGCGTGCCGATGCCCAAGGCGCTGATGTGGGCCCTGCAGGAGCACATCCTGGGCGCCAACCCGGCGGTGTGGATGTACGGCGGCGGCGCCGGCTTCGCCAACATCTTCTACAACATCGCCACCGAGGAGCAGAAGAAGTGGGCCGTCCTCGCCGCAGAGCGCGGTTGGGGTTCGACCATGGTGCTCACCGAGCCGGACGCCGGCTCGGACGTGGGCGCCGGCCGCACCAAGGCCGTGCAGCAGCCCGACGGCTCGTGGCACATCGAGGGCGTCAAGCGATTCATCACCTCGGCCGACTCCGACGACCTGTTCGAGAACATCTTCCACCTGGTGCTGGCCCGCCCCGAGGGCGCCAAGCCGGGCACCAAGGGCCTCTCGTTGTTCTTCGTGCCGAAGTTCTTGTTCGACTTCGAGACCGGCGAACTCGGTGAGCGCAACGGGGCGTTCGTCACCAACGTCGAACACAAGATGGGCCTGAAGGTCTCGGCCACCTGCGAGTTGACCTTCGGTCAGCACGGAGTGCCGGCCAAGGGCTGGCTGGTCGGCGACGTCCACAACGGAATCGCGCAGATGTTCGAGGTCATCGAGCAGGCCCGCATGATGGTGGGCACCAAGGCCATCGCCACACTGTCCACCGGCTACCTCAACGCGCTGGCATACGCCAAGGAACGGGTGCAGGGCGCCGACCTGACCCAGATGACCGACAAGACCGCGCCGCGGGTGACCATCACCCACCACCCGGACGTCCGTCGGTCCCTGATGACCCAGAAGGCCTACGCCGAGGGCCTGCGGGCGCTCTACATGTACACCGCGACCTTCCAGGACGCCCCGGTGGCCAAGGCGCTGCACGGGGTGGACGCCGACCTCGCGGTCCGGATCAACGACCTGATGCTGCCGGTCGTCAAGGGCGTCGGCTCCGAGCAGGCCTACGCCAAGCTCACCGAGAGCCTTCAGACCCTGGGTGGCTCGGGCTTCCTCCAGGACTACCCGATCGAGCAGTACATCCGGGACGCCAAGATCGACTCCCTCTACGAGGGCACCACGGCAATTCAGGCCCAGGACTTCTTCTTCCGCAAGATCATCCGCGACAAGGGTGTCGCCCTGGGCCACCTGGCCGGCGAGATCGAGACGTTCATCAAGAACGAGACCGGCAACGGCCGGTTGAAGGCCGAACGGGAACTGCTGGCCTCCGCCCTGGCCGACGTGCAGGGCATGGCGGCGGCGCTGACCGGCTACCTGATGGCCGCGCAGGAAGATGCCTCCAGCATCTACAAGGTGGGCCTCGGCTCGGTGCGCTTCCTGATGAGCGTCGGCGACCTGATGATCGGCTGGTTGCTGACCCGCCAGGCCGCCGTGGCAGTGGCCAAGCTCGACGCCGGCGCGCAGGGGGCCGACCGGTCCTTCTACGAGGGCAAGATCGCGGTGGCGTCGTTCTTCACCAAGAACTTCCTGCCGTTGCTGACCAGCACTCGCTCGGTGATCGAGGCCATCGACAACGACATCATGGAGCTCGACGAAGCAGCGTTCTAA
- a CDS encoding GlxA family transcriptional regulator, translating into MARKVVILGYAGIQALDVFGPSEVFATATLAALALGGDHDGYEVTVASADGAPIATSSGLTLQPSPLPAPDESIDTLLLPGGVGIHAAQADPATIAWIRRASAHARRVVSVCTGAFLAAQAGLLDGCRATTHWAFAEALARQFPAVTVDPEPIFLRSSDTVWTAAGVTAGIDLSLTLVEEDLGTEVAQTAARWLVLYLRRPGGQSQFAAPGWLPRARRAPIREVQELIDSQPGGPHRLTELAAHAAMSPRHFTRVFTGEVGMTPAAYVERVRTEAARRQLEETDDTVVAIAGRCGFGTAETLRRTFLRRLGVSPDHYRKTFA; encoded by the coding sequence ATGGCACGCAAGGTCGTCATCCTGGGCTACGCCGGGATTCAGGCGCTGGACGTGTTCGGGCCGTCCGAAGTGTTCGCCACCGCCACGTTGGCGGCGCTCGCCCTGGGCGGCGACCACGATGGCTACGAGGTCACGGTGGCCAGCGCCGACGGCGCGCCGATCGCCACCAGCAGCGGACTCACGCTGCAGCCCAGCCCCCTGCCCGCACCCGACGAGTCCATCGACACCCTGCTGCTGCCCGGCGGGGTGGGCATCCATGCCGCACAGGCAGACCCGGCCACCATCGCCTGGATCCGCCGCGCCTCCGCCCACGCCCGGCGGGTGGTCAGCGTGTGCACCGGTGCGTTCCTGGCCGCCCAGGCGGGCCTGCTCGACGGATGCCGGGCCACCACGCATTGGGCGTTCGCCGAGGCCCTGGCCCGGCAGTTCCCGGCCGTCACCGTCGACCCGGAGCCGATCTTCCTGCGTAGTTCGGACACGGTCTGGACCGCGGCCGGAGTCACCGCCGGCATCGATCTGTCCCTGACGCTGGTCGAAGAGGACCTGGGGACCGAGGTGGCACAGACGGCGGCCCGCTGGCTGGTGCTGTATCTGCGCCGACCCGGCGGTCAGTCCCAGTTCGCGGCGCCCGGGTGGCTCCCGCGCGCCCGCCGGGCGCCCATCCGCGAGGTGCAGGAACTGATCGACTCGCAACCGGGTGGGCCACACCGGCTCACCGAGCTGGCCGCCCACGCCGCGATGAGCCCCCGCCACTTCACCCGGGTCTTCACCGGCGAGGTGGGCATGACGCCGGCCGCCTACGTCGAGCGCGTACGCACCGAGGCCGCGCGCCGGCAACTCGAGGAGACCGACGACACCGTCGTGGCGATCGCCGGCCGCTGCGGGTTCGGCACCGCAGAGACGCTGCGGCGCACGTTTCTTCGCCGACTCGGCGTCTCACCCGATCACTACCGCAAGACGTTCGCCTGA